Within the Enterobacter bugandensis genome, the region ATGGACATCTGCAGACGGGTCGCCTGGTGTGCCACCGGCGGCAACGGCGGATCCGCCACCTCGCGCAGCACCAGCAGCAGAGCGATTAACGGCGCGATCGCCATCAGCCAGAGCGGCGCGACCGGGTTAACGCTGAGCATCAGCGCCGCCAGCGGAGGCCCCAGCAGGCGGCCGCAGCTTAGGCCGGAACTGATGGTTGCCAGCGCCGCCATGCGTTTATCCAGGCCCGCACGCTGAATGGCCCACGTCTGCGCGGCAGGCACCATGCCCGACACCGTCAGGCCATACAGCAGACGCGAGAGGATCAGCCCCGCCAGCCCCCAGGTGCTTTCCAGCCTCCCTGCCGCCATCGCCCAGACCACCAGCGCCATGACGCCAAAGCTGGCGAGATAGCCGCTGAGGGAGGCCACCATAACGACCTTACAGCCGCGGCGCTCGCTCTGGCGTCCCCACCAGGGGGACGCGGGTAAGAAAAGCATGGAGCCGAACATCAGCAGCCCGGCCCAGACCGAGAGTGAAAGTCCGGTCAGGGTCACCAGCTGCGGAAGCATGACCAGCAAACCGTTTTGCCCGATGCCCAGCAGGCCCGCGCAGAGCGCCAGGGGCCAGTTGGCTTTGGAGGTGATATTTTCGGTCAACGTTTCAGAATCAGCGCGCATGAAAATGTGAACATAGTGTCAATAAATGTGT harbors:
- a CDS encoding MFS transporter encodes the protein MRADSETLTENITSKANWPLALCAGLLGIGQNGLLVMLPQLVTLTGLSLSVWAGLLMFGSMLFLPASPWWGRQSERRGCKVVMVASLSGYLASFGVMALVVWAMAAGRLESTWGLAGLILSRLLYGLTVSGMVPAAQTWAIQRAGLDKRMAALATISSGLSCGRLLGPPLAALMLSVNPVAPLWLMAIAPLIALLLVLREVADPPLPPVAHQATRLQMSMLPFLLLAMLLAALVSLMQLGLSPHLSPLLDGNARDISHHVALLLSLAALATLAAQFLVVRPQHFSPVTLLCIAATLMVAGLGLMAVAGLALFYVGIVITSLGAAMATPGYQLLLNDRLTTGKGAGVIATSHTLGYGVSALLVPVVTRFYGEQSLTVAAWGMALLFLVLSIGVWSTARTPAEKA